The sequence below is a genomic window from Lolium perenne isolate Kyuss_39 chromosome 7, Kyuss_2.0, whole genome shotgun sequence.
CTATGCATAAACTTCAATTCGATATGAACTGTTTTATTGCCGAGTTCTATCTGAATATCACTACAAAGTCAAGTTAAGTAGGTGCGGGCGGACAAGAAAATGTTGATTAATTCTGAGCTATGGGTATACAACCTGCTGAAAAACATGGGATGCCGGTGCTTCTTTGTCCCTGATAATCGTATCTTGTAGCATCCCCGCTCTCTCCTCCCGATTGTTACACATCAACTGCACAAACACATAACGTGTAGGAGTATGATAGTCTCAATTATGTTCAGTAAAAGACAGTAAGAAACATAAGAAGTAGTAATTACCTCGAGGAAGTCGCTGAGTAGACGGCGGGGAAGCCAGGGTTTCTTGTAGAAGGCGGTGGAGAAGAGCACCATGACACCTCCGACCGAATCCGGCAGCATGAGCTCGGTGAGCGATCCGACGCCGAACCTCTCGAGTAGGGCGTCGTTCATGGCGGCCGTGTATGCCGGGACGGCGCCGGACACGACGATGGATCTAACGAGCTCTGGGAACGCAGCCGCCATCTCGAACGCCACGAGACCGCCGTAGCTGAACCCGACGACGGTGCACCGCTCGACCACTCCGAGCTTCCGCAGCGCCGCGGCGAGGCACCGCGCCTGGAACGTGGCGGAACGGTCCGGCGACGGCGACGTGGAGCCGCCGAAGTGGATGAGATCCGGGACGTAGACGTCGACGTGGCTGATTCTGGCGAGGGCGTTGACCTGGGGCAACCACGTCATGATGCCGTCGCCGGCGAAGCCGTGCACCAGCACCACGGCGTGCCTGTTCTGCTTCCTGTTCTTCCCGCCTGGTCCCTCCTTGGTGTGCCTTTTCTTGTGGTGCTTGGGGAGCCAGAAGTTGATGACggtgccggcggcagcggcgtcatCTTGGTCTTGGATGGCGACGGCGTGCTGCCGGAGGCCGGCGATCTTGGCCAGGCGGGCCTGCCCGTGTTCCCTTAGCACCTGTACCCAGTTCACCATCCCGTACGTGGTTGTGCTTTATTGCTTGCTTAAGTGGCTATGACCGTTGGCATGCAGAGCTTAAATTTGTAGGCAGCGCGCGGTAGGTACGAAAGGCTCTTACTGTAGTAGTAGTATTAAACGTTAGCCGTCAAGAATCTCCAGTTCTCTCAACCAACACTAGAGTTACTTTTGGGCGCACGTCAGAGTTTAATATAGACAAACACAGGTTAGCTACTTTGGTTGCGATGGAAAATGGAGCTATATTTTAGAGAATATTATGTTCGTAAAATTGCCCGTAACACTTaaagcatctccaccggtggTCCCGACAGCGTTTTGGGGGCTGGCATCGAAACGGGCTCACACCAGTGAGCTCCAAAAAGCCCCGGcgctttttcgagcccaatagaagcgccggcaacccgtgccggccccttcgcgaAGTGCGCGAATTGGGCGCGCTCGCGCCTCACGGCACGACGGTTTTCGTGGGTGGGGGCACCTTGTCAGCGAGAGGTCGCGACGGTCCGCACTGGAAGCGACGCGGGAAGGTtagtcgtcggcgtttaatggtctcccgcgcgaAAACCGAGGCAGCGACGAGGGCGGTGATTGGCCACACGGCGTCCACCCGCCTCCCCCACGCGCCTACGCCACCGTAAATGCGGGTAGTTGGCACCCCTATTAGTACATACGCCGTCCACTGCCACGTCGCTATCCTCTCATCTCCTCTCTcgtctccaccaccgccgccacgccatcctctcctctccacctcaaaaatgtCGCGCTATCTCCGCACGACGTACTCCATGCTTGGCCTCGATGGCCGTGCGCTGCTTGCGGCGCCTCAACCACCATCGCAGCTGGAGCCGGAGCCGCAGACCGACGCCGACTACAGCTCCGACGACGCAGTCGACCCACGGTTCACGGTGTGGGACAAGGACTATGTCGCAGACGCAGAAgctgaggtggtggaggaggcggcgcagtggGGCGAGCAGCCACAGGCCTccgccgacccggagcaggcaGTGATCCTGGCGTCGTTGAACACGCAGCGCTTCCAGAGGTTGAAGGAGGAGGAGCgggatgataacccacaagtataggggatcgcaacagtcttcgagggaagtaaaacccaaatttattgattcgacacaaggggaggtaaagaatacttataagccttaacaactgagttgtcaattcagctgcacctagaaaagcactagtaataggggtgatgtgaaagcagcagtaatatgagagcaatagtaacagtaacacagcagcagtaacagtaacacagaggcaatggcaccagaaaatagttgatactacttccaatgacatatagaacgagtttatgatgataagagatggaccggggttcccagctatctacactagtggtaactctcaaataacaagtaacaagtgttgggtgaacaaattacagttgggcaattgataggattgaaatagcattaagatagaacatcaagattattaatcatgtaggcatgttttccatatatagtcatacgtgctcgcaatgagaaacttgcataacatcttttgtcctaccagccggtggcagctgggcctcaagggaatctactggtaattaaggtactccttttaatagagcaccggagcaaagcattaacgcttggtgaaaacatgtgatcctcatatctacgccttcccctccagattatcccgattctttgtcactgcggggcctcgggttccggacatagacatgtgcaaacaacttgtagatacaatctaagcaataattatagagcttaaatctaagatcatgccactcgtgcactagtgacaagcattaaacacaacaagattgcagcaacaataacttcacaaacttatatagatagactaatcataatgtaacaatccatcggatcccaacaaacacaacaccgattacatcagatggatctcaatcatgtaaggcagctcatgagatcattgtattgaagtacatgggagagagagtaccaactagctacagctagaacccgtagtccatgggggaatgatgtctacgtgtgcttctattcttgtagacagtgttgggcctccaagagcagaggtttgtagaacagcagcaagtttcccttaagtgaatcacccaaggtttatcgaactcagggaggtagtggtcagagatattcctctcaagcaaccctgcaattacgatacaagaagtctcttgtgtccccaacacacctaatacac
It includes:
- the LOC127317360 gene encoding uncharacterized protein, coding for MVNWVQVLREHGQARLAKIAGLRQHAVAIQDQDDAAAAGTVINFWLPKHHKKRHTKEGPGGKNRKQNRHAVVLVHGFAGDGIMTWLPQVNALARISHVDVYVPDLIHFGGSTSPSPDRSATFQARCLAAALRKLGVVERCTVVGFSYGGLVAFEMAAAFPELVRSIVVSGAVPAYTAAMNDALLERFGVGSLTELMLPDSVGGVMVLFSTAFYKKPWLPRRLLSDFLELMCNNREERAGMLQDTIIRDKEAPASHVFQQRILLLWGENDNFFTIEGAKRLKEELGEKATLRNIRKAGHLAHIERPCVYNRCLKEFMAHVNTM